Part of the Chanos chanos chromosome 5, fChaCha1.1, whole genome shotgun sequence genome, TGGCATTAGCTCACCtcattatttctgtttcttggAAAGCTTATGACTAATAAGATTcagtatcagagagagagagttcacagaGAAGAGAGCAATATGCGAGCACGTAGAAACTTTGAATCCCAATCAAAGTTTAAGGATCACAGGTTCACACAGCTGTACTAATAAGATTCAGTAATGCAGATCAGCTTTAGGAAACTAACCTAATTAGTCAACGCTATAGGTCACCGTCAGAAAGCGTTCGTATAGATCCCAGTTTATTGGACGGTGACAGAGGAAACTCTATAAAGCCAGTGAGACTTAGTATCACAGGTAGGGCTTAGGGAAACATCACTTGGATAATTGGAACAGACCAATCAGACCGCGCAAGCTGATCTGTTGGCTATTAAAGAGCTATCCTGTTAGCATAATCCAAGTAGTCTCGTTAGATTTAACAACACTGGTACTTAATATCTTATAACAGCACCAAGCAAAGTGACAACATGACAGTGAAACTTTAATCCTCCAAGAATACCACATTCGGCCTGTATCCGGGAGAAATGACAAACATTCGTTACTAGCATTTGAATCGGGCTAATCAGGATAATCAGTATGAATgtattgaaatgatttttttgacCCTTTGCAGTTTGAAACTTGAGTGTGAAAAACTGGccagtgaaaagacagagatgcaCAGACATTACATCATGGTGAGTCCCTGTCGCTATAGCGATTTTGTTAAATGTTCTCATAAACAGACTCAGATAAATATCCTCATGGAAACAGAGCTGAAGTGAAAcaatttgaaagaaaacagatagtAGTGGCAGTTGAATATATACAACTATTAAAGTGCTCCCACCACACAAGAATTCCAATTTCAAACATTGCTAAACCACTCTCATGGGAGAGGGACAATTTTATTTCCTGGCTACAGGTCACTAGCATTAAACTCTCAAACACTTCACCGCAAATTCATTTCAGGAATGTTACAACATAACTAAACAgaccttttcttctgtttccatAGTACTATGAAATGTCATATGGACTGAATATAGAGATGCAGAAACAGGTAAGGCAGCAGTTACATTATCTGGcctctgtaattttttttttttctctgaataggACTATAGTGTCAGCTCTCCGCGATTTACAGGCATGCTTATTGAGAAATTTTtaccattccttttttttttttgctattaaAGCGCAGTCTTTCCTAACTGTtgaacagtgaatgtgtgtgttatgtgactgtgcGCGATGTAAGTATGTGACATTTGACTGTCCTCGCAGGCGATCATGTGAGCCTTGTATCAGATTATGCTGAAGTCATTTGCTCACATTGAAGAGACTACGTGgaaacacactgctttctctgcCTGATAGAGACCCCAGTGTTTGTTTAGGTATTTACTAAAGAGAGGCTTTGGGACTTGACAACTGGATATGAGCAAATTTGGGacttgacaaacacacacacacacacacacacacacatacacagacacagtgggcTAATCCAGATAAGACCCTTGgtgcgtctctctctttctaggcCATCTGTTGGAAATGCCTAGGAtttaagtgtgtatgtgggacAGTGTGGAAAGACTGTGGAAATATCTTTTGAATGATTCTGTGgtaaaccagtgtgtgtgtgtgcgtgcctgtgtgtgtatgagtgtgtatgccCTGTGTCTCTAAAACAGTTTGTTCTTTATTGGTGAAGCTCAGCGCTgttcagcagagagcagtgtttATCACATACCGCTGGATGTCAGGAGAGCTTCTGTGTTCCTCTAACATTCTTTGTAACAAatgcttctgaaaaaaaaaaaagaaagagagagagagagagacactgtgcaGTTGTGTAGCTCCATAGGATGTTTtgttaatatatgtgtgtttccTAAACGTGTTTTTCAGGAAGAACTTGTGCACAAATTGCAGAATTTCTCTTTACCACCTCTTCCCCCCCCCTGCTCCTTCCCTCtcttattgtctctctctttcttgccctccctctgtctgtttgtttctgctgcAGGCGGAGATAGTGAAACGCCTCAGTGCTATATGCACTCAGATCATACCACTGCTGTCCCAAGAGGTCTGTGACTATtgctacacacactcagtcaacaGAACTCCCCTACAGCACGCACGCGCacgggcgcacacacactcacacacacacttactcacacacacacttacttctcCTCCATACTTCATGCAGTAAAGTGCACTTCTCTGAAACACTCGATGTCTAGAGCCCAGCACTGTTCTCCCCTGCAGGGCTATTTAGACATTAATAATTCACGTCTGGTCATCAGCAAAGAGCTTAATCTAccatctctttttccatctaTATTTtatgaagggattttttttttttttttagtaaaacacacagagtatttGGGGATTATTTAAGCGTTATGCTCTAAAAggaaccaaacaaacaatctgagaagaagaaaaaatatttgtgtttgagtaAATGGATTTGCAGTCTATCCCCGCTGGAGCACTCAGTAGCATGAGGTATATATGAAAGGCTGTGTTTTAATCAGTGCGTGTTGTGTGGTAAAAGAGCGTTAGGTTCTACCTCTCATTTAAAGATTCATCCTGAGAGGCTTGTGTCCATGGGAATTACTCTCAATGAGCTCAAAATAGTTGACATGAATCCATACTTCACCCTCAAGTAATCTACCCTAATTGACTGTAATAGCCTCAAAATGTAACCTCTCCCTCATTTTAGAGtgggttattttttttgttctgatatGTAGCTAGTGGATTAGGGCAGGTGTTTCACTGATCTGTTTTTgatgggcttttttttgttgttgttggtgttgtatgtgtacGTTTGGATGCACTTATTGGTGTATGCATATGTGCTGATGGTTGctcctgtttatttgtgtgcgtgtgcgtgtgcgtgcgcggacctgtgtgtgtgtgtgtgtgtgtgtgtgtgtgtgtacactctgCAGCATCAGCACCAAGTGGCTCAGGCAGTAGAGAGATCTAAGCATGTGAGCATGGCTGAACTGAATGCAATTATTGGGGTGAGTAAATTCCTTTTTAACCTATCACTGCAGACCACCGATGTAATTTACCAATCAGACGAAGCCCTGCCTTTTGTTGTCAAATCTGCCGCATTAGTATTGGCTTAGCAAGTCTTTTTAAGGTTGTGTCTATTTTTGATGCATAACTATGGTTAATTTACTGCTCGGTGATGCGTCAGTAACGATCCTTCGGCGATGTTATTCATAAGCCGTGAGATTTCCGTGGgttaactgatcctctgtcattCTGTATGACAATATATGTTCAAATGGAATAGTTGTAATTATATACTGAATGCATTACATTACtgaatacattacattactgaaTACAGTAATTATCAATGtcctcattctgtctttttattcTCACTACAGCAGCAACAGCTCCAGCATCTGTCCCATCATGCACCAGGGTTTCCCCTGACTCCTCACCCCTCAGGCCTGTCTCTGGGGGCCGGCGGGGGCCTCATGGGCCTTCCTGGGGCGTTCCCGTTCCCCGGGCCCCTACCACCCAAAGATGACATCACTCACCCAGACCCCATCGATCTGAGAGGTAAACGCAAAAATCTTAACGACGGTGTGGATTCCGTATGTCTGGTCACATTGGAATCTAGTAGTACTCATTCTAATTATGTCATGAAAGCGTCTCTTTTTGTCGTTCTAGATGGCGTTCCCAGTCGGGTAAGTCCCAAAattccgttttttttcttcgtcTGTGCGACTGTGCGTATGGGCTCTGATTTGTGTTTACAACTGGTTCACTTAGCGGGAAATTCTACGTGAATATGCATCTTATTAGTACATGGGCCGTGCATGATTCTATGCGATGTCTTGTATGTCATTACAGAGTCGATCAGGTTCACCTTTACGCAGTCAGGCCATTGGACAGAGACTCAGCCCAGCTCACAGTGAACCAGAGAACAAGAGGACGAGCACCGACGACAAAACCAAGGTTACATATAAGCCCCTCACAACGTACAACATTACAATGATTAAAAAGAGACTTTAATGCTATATTTTTTAACTGTAATGAGATTGTAATATCTTCACGTGTAATGAGGTTAGTGAAACAATGGAGGCTGctgtttttatgatttttttgcAACAGTGTGCGCCAGATCGTGGCTTAGTAATGATGTGACAGTGGGTTATGCTTTATGATTCAATCTTTCATAaaaagactgtaaaaaaaaaaaaaaaaaagcaaggaatAGGTGTAGGATAGATACACACTGTAACATGCAGGTAATCACACCCCAGCCTGGTGGGTATACGGAATTAGTCGGCTCTTTTGTCTGTGCGGatgttttgtctgtgaatgGAGTCTGACAGGCTTTGAAATGGTTTCTGCAGGACGCTGAGACGAAGAAGAGTGAAGACACCGCAAAGGTGGACATGTTAAAAGAGGTGTGATTTTCTCCATCGTTTTCACGCTGgactttttatgttttatgttcaGTGTTCCGCTGTCTTTTTGTGTTCTTcgtaaaccaaaacaaacagtcCAGACTGAACAAGCAATTCCACATGACATTAAAGAGAGGCTTTAGGGCATCTGTATCGGACCACgtcaaacctttttttctgtaaatgtaaacaaatacgTCCCCCAACACGTactgtaaatggaaaaaaaaaaaagtccattatCTGTGTGGCAGAATCATACGCTTATCTTTTTCTGCTGTAGAAGAGTCCGTCTCCTGCTGGGGTCTCCCCCAAATCTGCAGATGGGAATGGGTTGGACAGTTCCACAGCCTTGAGAAAGAACCCCCCCAGAGAGAGCACCTCATCCAACTCTGCCCCC contains:
- the tle2c gene encoding TLE family member 2, transcriptional corepressor c; amino-acid sequence: MTSRAVIMYPHGRPQAPLVPGQHMKFTVLETLDHIKEEFQLFQAQYHSLKLECEKLASEKTEMHRHYIMYYEMSYGLNIEMQKQAEIVKRLSAICTQIIPLLSQEHQHQVAQAVERSKHVSMAELNAIIGQQQLQHLSHHAPGFPLTPHPSGLSLGAGGGLMGLPGAFPFPGPLPPKDDITHPDPIDLRDGVPSRSRSGSPLRSQAIGQRLSPAHSEPENKRTSTDDKTKDAETKKSEDTAKVDMLKEKSPSPAGVSPKSADGNGLDSSTALRKNPPRESTSSNSAPSRSPTPTNGRSPGQCREAGWEAAAAPPLPVSHWVLDDLCLVRYRIPAL